From Epinephelus lanceolatus isolate andai-2023 chromosome 12, ASM4190304v1, whole genome shotgun sequence, the proteins below share one genomic window:
- the rpap2 gene encoding putative RNA polymerase II subunit B1 CTD phosphatase rpap2 isoform X2 → MEVEERRRSGSSHKTSKKGGKRVKALTAEEEARRREIVKEKLREKLELEKRALKIVERLLEDSVAEDFLVDCAKFIVSANYKDAVEERSIAKMCGYPICSNKLGKIPTQQFRICTKTNKVYDITERKCYCSNFCYKASKEFELQISKTPLWLRQHESPPEIKLMKKGDGGSSGEEVLLSERRLQEDDIENPLAAHPDDPHSSQQGPAGGGHSESSDIEQEQDFVSTVVSQQQGPRVHWGDLPKRTDEDKKDKPNGEQVTEERGLPDAPSVDEAAAQLNLCTLSEAVAQTAPLPVDSTTTQAESTNLLTSPPCEDSNSPTESKHLLSSTLINTNQDDHDMALTNQPGLNITQVGMSKRGAAGLRDLLKKNTAEAKPASIRLNLLECLRRTLKDWSTDETLKFLYGADHSLGSPYADVIEDKEVEVKEEELDEDDLEDEVTEEDAEGVDAEVQKRPAAAPDYRTLRTETQQLELRVKEFYKGTWIVPEEVEEPHGDKVTVQDQSTKDPALPLVDSHAQHLIQKRITVEKLTSCLKNIVGPLRLAMSDISTDLNNLVRTFRFTNTNIIHKTPEWTLIAVVLLHLLAEVSPVVREALETRASVEYLNTLMEELGLQEQDLLNLVQLFKTPTH, encoded by the exons ATGGAGGTAGAGGAGAGACGGAGGAGCGGAAGCTCCCATAAAACCTCCAAAAAAG GAGGGAAACGCGTCAAAGCACTGACCGCTGAAGAAGAGGCAAGAAG GAGGGAGATAGTGAAGGAGAAGTTAAGGGAGAAGTTGGAGCTAGAAAAAAGAGCCCTGAAGATAGTGGAGCGTCTCCTGGAGGACAGTGTGGCTGAGGACTTCCTGGTTGACTGT GCGAAGTTCATTGTTTCTGCTAATTATAAAGATGCTGTAGAGGAGAGATCCATTGCTAAAATGTGTGGTTATCCCAtctgctcaaataaactggggAAG atCCCAACTCAACAGTTTAGGATTTGTACAAAGACCAATAAGGTGTACGACATCACAGAACGCAAG TGTTACTGTAGTAACTTCTGCTACAAAGCCTCCAAAGAGTTCGAGCTGCAAATATCGAAGACACCTCTGTGGCTCAGGCAGCATGAGAG TCCTCCAGAAATTAAACTGATGAAGAAAGGAGATGG CGGGAGTTCTGGTGAGGAGGTGCTGCTGTCGGAGAGACGTCTCCAAGAAGACGACATCGAGAACCCACTGGCTGCTCACCCCGACGACCCCCACAGCTCTCAGCAGGGTCCTGCTGGAGGCGGCCACAGTGAAAGCAGCGACATTGAACAAGAGCAGGACTTTGTCTCCACTGTGGTCTCCCAGCAGCAGGGACCCAGGGTGCACTGGGGGGACCTGCCGAAACGTACAGACGAAGACAAGAAAG ACAAACCTAATGGAGAGCaggtgacagaggagagaggcctgCCTGATGCACCCAGTGTGGACGAGGCTGCAGCTCAGTTGAATTTGTGCACTTTGTCTGAGGCAGTTGCTCAAACTGCTCCCCTGCCTGTTGACTCAACAACCACACAAGCAGAAAGCACAAATCTACTCACTTCTCCACCATGTGAAGACTCAAACAGCCCAACAGAAAGCAAACATCTCCTTTCTTCAACCCTGATCAACACGAATCAGGACGACCACGACATGGCACTGACCAACCAGCCAGGCCTCAACATCACCCAGGTGGGTATGAGCAAGAGAGGGGCGGCAGGGCTACGAGATCTGCTCAAGAAAAACACTGCTGAAGCAAAACCCGCCTCCATCCGGCTGAATCTCCTCGAGTGCCTGAGAAGAACATTAAAGGACTGGAGCACAGACGAGACCCTGAAGTTCCTGTACGGCGCTGACCATTCTCTCGGCTCGCCTTACGCTGATGTTATAGAAGACAAAGAGGTGGAGGTGAAAGAGGAGGAGCTGGATGAAGACGACCTTGAGGATGAGGTGACCGAAGAGGATGCAGAAGGCGTTGATGCTGAGGTGCAGAAAAGACCTGCCGCAGCGCCAGACTACAGGACACTGCGAACAGAGACCCAGCAGCTGGAGCTGAGAGTCAAGGAGTTTTATAAGGGGACCTGGATTGTACCTGAGGAGGTAGAGGAGCCGCATGGAGACAAG GTGACAGTCCAGGACCAGAGCACGAAGGACCCAGCTCTGCCTCTCGTTGACTCTCATGCTCAGCACCTCATCCAGAAACGAATCACAGTGGAGAAGCTCACCAGctg TCTCAAAAACATTGTCGGCCCTCTGCGTCTCGCCATGAGTGACATCTCCACTGACCTGAACAACCTGGTCCGGACATTCAG GTTCACCAACACAAACATCATCCACAAAACTCCAGAGTGGACCCTGATAGCTGTCGTGCTTCTTCATCT
- the rpap2 gene encoding putative RNA polymerase II subunit B1 CTD phosphatase rpap2 isoform X1: MEVEERRRSGSSHKTSKKGGKRVKALTAEEEARRREIVKEKLREKLELEKRALKIVERLLEDSVAEDFLVDCAKFIVSANYKDAVEERSIAKMCGYPICSNKLGKIPTQQFRICTKTNKVYDITERKCYCSNFCYKASKEFELQISKTPLWLRQHESPPEIKLMKKGDGGSSGEEVLLSERRLQEDDIENPLAAHPDDPHSSQQGPAGGGHSESSDIEQEQDFVSTVVSQQQGPRVHWGDLPKRTDEDKKGERGKMGRRKKQRREGGEEEVEGQRQGAERGEESLSCKTEAGTDDEKWLHSFNTDKPNGEQVTEERGLPDAPSVDEAAAQLNLCTLSEAVAQTAPLPVDSTTTQAESTNLLTSPPCEDSNSPTESKHLLSSTLINTNQDDHDMALTNQPGLNITQVGMSKRGAAGLRDLLKKNTAEAKPASIRLNLLECLRRTLKDWSTDETLKFLYGADHSLGSPYADVIEDKEVEVKEEELDEDDLEDEVTEEDAEGVDAEVQKRPAAAPDYRTLRTETQQLELRVKEFYKGTWIVPEEVEEPHGDKVTVQDQSTKDPALPLVDSHAQHLIQKRITVEKLTSCLKNIVGPLRLAMSDISTDLNNLVRTFRFTNTNIIHKTPEWTLIAVVLLHLLAEVSPVVREALETRASVEYLNTLMEELGLQEQDLLNLVQLFKTPTH; the protein is encoded by the exons ATGGAGGTAGAGGAGAGACGGAGGAGCGGAAGCTCCCATAAAACCTCCAAAAAAG GAGGGAAACGCGTCAAAGCACTGACCGCTGAAGAAGAGGCAAGAAG GAGGGAGATAGTGAAGGAGAAGTTAAGGGAGAAGTTGGAGCTAGAAAAAAGAGCCCTGAAGATAGTGGAGCGTCTCCTGGAGGACAGTGTGGCTGAGGACTTCCTGGTTGACTGT GCGAAGTTCATTGTTTCTGCTAATTATAAAGATGCTGTAGAGGAGAGATCCATTGCTAAAATGTGTGGTTATCCCAtctgctcaaataaactggggAAG atCCCAACTCAACAGTTTAGGATTTGTACAAAGACCAATAAGGTGTACGACATCACAGAACGCAAG TGTTACTGTAGTAACTTCTGCTACAAAGCCTCCAAAGAGTTCGAGCTGCAAATATCGAAGACACCTCTGTGGCTCAGGCAGCATGAGAG TCCTCCAGAAATTAAACTGATGAAGAAAGGAGATGG CGGGAGTTCTGGTGAGGAGGTGCTGCTGTCGGAGAGACGTCTCCAAGAAGACGACATCGAGAACCCACTGGCTGCTCACCCCGACGACCCCCACAGCTCTCAGCAGGGTCCTGCTGGAGGCGGCCACAGTGAAAGCAGCGACATTGAACAAGAGCAGGACTTTGTCTCCACTGTGGTCTCCCAGCAGCAGGGACCCAGGGTGCACTGGGGGGACCTGCCGAAACGTACAGACGAAGACAAGAAAGGTGAGCGAGGGAAGATGGGGAGGCGAAagaaacagaggagagagggaggtgaaGAGGAGGTTGAGGGTCAGCGTCAGGGtgcagagaggggggaggagtCACTTTCATGTAAAACAGAAGCTGGAACTGATGATGAGAAATGGCTGCACTCATTCAACACAGACAAACCTAATGGAGAGCaggtgacagaggagagaggcctgCCTGATGCACCCAGTGTGGACGAGGCTGCAGCTCAGTTGAATTTGTGCACTTTGTCTGAGGCAGTTGCTCAAACTGCTCCCCTGCCTGTTGACTCAACAACCACACAAGCAGAAAGCACAAATCTACTCACTTCTCCACCATGTGAAGACTCAAACAGCCCAACAGAAAGCAAACATCTCCTTTCTTCAACCCTGATCAACACGAATCAGGACGACCACGACATGGCACTGACCAACCAGCCAGGCCTCAACATCACCCAGGTGGGTATGAGCAAGAGAGGGGCGGCAGGGCTACGAGATCTGCTCAAGAAAAACACTGCTGAAGCAAAACCCGCCTCCATCCGGCTGAATCTCCTCGAGTGCCTGAGAAGAACATTAAAGGACTGGAGCACAGACGAGACCCTGAAGTTCCTGTACGGCGCTGACCATTCTCTCGGCTCGCCTTACGCTGATGTTATAGAAGACAAAGAGGTGGAGGTGAAAGAGGAGGAGCTGGATGAAGACGACCTTGAGGATGAGGTGACCGAAGAGGATGCAGAAGGCGTTGATGCTGAGGTGCAGAAAAGACCTGCCGCAGCGCCAGACTACAGGACACTGCGAACAGAGACCCAGCAGCTGGAGCTGAGAGTCAAGGAGTTTTATAAGGGGACCTGGATTGTACCTGAGGAGGTAGAGGAGCCGCATGGAGACAAG GTGACAGTCCAGGACCAGAGCACGAAGGACCCAGCTCTGCCTCTCGTTGACTCTCATGCTCAGCACCTCATCCAGAAACGAATCACAGTGGAGAAGCTCACCAGctg TCTCAAAAACATTGTCGGCCCTCTGCGTCTCGCCATGAGTGACATCTCCACTGACCTGAACAACCTGGTCCGGACATTCAG GTTCACCAACACAAACATCATCCACAAAACTCCAGAGTGGACCCTGATAGCTGTCGTGCTTCTTCATCT